In Sulfitobacter albidus, the following proteins share a genomic window:
- a CDS encoding site-specific DNA-methyltransferase — translation MKTKTSAAETLPLNTILSGDCIEAMNSLPEASVDLIFADPPYNLQLRGDLHRPDNSKVDAVDNDWDQFSSFKAYDDFTRAWLKAARRLLKPNGAIWVIGSYHNIFRVGAALQDQGFWILNDVVWRKSNPMPNFRGKRFTNAHETMIWAGKDESSKYTFNYEALKALNEGIQMRSDWVLPICNGHERLKDEHGDKAHPTQKPVSLLHRVLVGSTNPGDVVLDPFFGTGTTGAVAKMLGRDWIGIEREEAYRKVATKRIADTRKFDSEALQTTTSKRAEPRVPFGQLVERGMLRPGENLYSMNNRHKAKVRADGTLIGDDVKGSIHQVGAALEGAPSCNGWTYWCYKKEGKRVPIDVLRQQIRAEMQN, via the coding sequence ATGAAGACCAAGACGAGCGCAGCGGAAACGCTGCCCCTGAACACGATCCTGAGCGGCGATTGTATCGAAGCGATGAACAGTCTGCCGGAGGCAAGCGTTGATCTGATCTTCGCCGATCCGCCCTATAACTTGCAGCTGCGCGGCGATCTGCATCGTCCCGACAACTCCAAGGTCGACGCCGTCGACAACGACTGGGATCAGTTCTCCAGCTTCAAGGCCTACGATGATTTTACCCGCGCCTGGCTCAAGGCCGCCCGGCGGCTCTTGAAACCCAACGGCGCGATCTGGGTGATCGGCAGCTATCACAACATCTTTCGCGTCGGTGCCGCATTGCAGGATCAGGGGTTCTGGATCCTCAACGACGTGGTCTGGCGCAAATCGAACCCGATGCCGAATTTTCGTGGCAAGCGCTTTACCAATGCCCATGAGACGATGATCTGGGCGGGTAAGGACGAGTCGAGCAAATACACCTTCAACTACGAAGCGCTCAAGGCGCTGAACGAAGGCATCCAGATGCGCAGTGACTGGGTTCTCCCGATCTGCAACGGCCACGAGCGACTCAAGGACGAGCATGGCGACAAGGCGCACCCGACGCAAAAACCCGTGAGCCTGCTGCACCGGGTGCTGGTCGGATCGACCAACCCCGGTGATGTCGTGCTCGACCCATTCTTTGGTACCGGCACTACGGGTGCCGTGGCCAAGATGCTGGGCCGCGACTGGATCGGGATCGAGCGTGAGGAAGCCTACCGCAAGGTTGCCACCAAGCGCATCGCCGACACCCGCAAATTCGATAGCGAGGCGCTGCAAACCACAACCTCGAAACGCGCAGAGCCGCGCGTGCCTTTTGGCCAGCTGGTCGAACGCGGCATGCTGCGCCCGGGCGAAAACCTCTATTCGATGAACAACCGCCACAAGGCGAAGGTCCGTGCCGATGGCACGCTGATCGGCGACGATGTGAAAGGATCGATCCACCAGGTCGGTGCCGCCCTCGAAGGCGCGCCAAGCTGCAACGGCTGGACCTACTGGTGCTATAAGAAAGAAGGCAAACGCGTGCCCATCGACGTTCTGCGCCAGCAAATCAGGGCCGAGATGCAGAACTGA
- a CDS encoding alkane 1-monooxygenase codes for MTDATTPLAPAELSKFSRALPFWLSLGLVPLAWIAALYGGWAIAIVPVVTWYLFTALDAALGLNTENADLSATEDDLFWYRAITTIWVPVQFALLISLLWYVPQAAHLIGWEKVGVFFGVGVITGTVGINYSHELMHQRNKMERWFADILLAMVLYSHFRSEHLLVHHRYVATPRDPVTARYNEGFHRFYPRVLRQCWQSAFDAEAAMLARKNKPWTDRSNPFWRYWALQAAFFVIAFSLGGWTGVGLFLVQAGVAIWQLELVNYIEHYGLTRKHLGDGKYEHVLPRHSWNAAQKASNWLLINLQRHSDHHYKPDRRFAVLQTYGPDEAPQLPHGYPVMTMLALVPPLWRRVMNPRVREWRKRYYPEISDWSAYNAAANPPPR; via the coding sequence ATGACTGACGCGACCACGCCCCTTGCCCCCGCAGAGCTTTCGAAGTTCAGCCGCGCCTTGCCGTTCTGGCTATCGCTGGGGCTGGTGCCGCTGGCGTGGATCGCCGCCCTCTACGGCGGGTGGGCGATTGCAATCGTGCCGGTCGTGACGTGGTATCTGTTCACCGCGCTGGATGCGGCATTGGGGCTGAACACCGAAAACGCGGATCTCTCGGCGACCGAAGATGATCTGTTTTGGTATCGCGCCATCACGACAATCTGGGTGCCCGTGCAATTCGCGCTGCTGATCAGCCTGCTGTGGTACGTGCCGCAGGCGGCCCATCTGATCGGATGGGAGAAGGTCGGCGTCTTCTTCGGCGTCGGTGTGATCACCGGCACGGTGGGCATCAACTATTCCCACGAGCTGATGCACCAGCGCAACAAGATGGAGCGGTGGTTTGCCGATATCCTGCTGGCGATGGTGCTGTATTCGCATTTCCGGTCCGAACATCTGTTGGTGCATCACCGCTATGTCGCCACGCCGCGCGATCCGGTGACGGCGCGCTATAACGAGGGGTTCCACCGGTTCTACCCCCGCGTTCTGCGCCAATGCTGGCAATCCGCCTTTGACGCCGAGGCCGCGATGCTGGCGCGCAAGAACAAGCCTTGGACCGACCGCAGCAATCCCTTCTGGCGCTACTGGGCGCTGCAAGCGGCGTTCTTTGTGATTGCGTTCTCCCTTGGCGGCTGGACGGGTGTCGGGCTGTTTCTGGTGCAGGCCGGCGTCGCGATCTGGCAGCTGGAGCTGGTCAACTACATCGAACACTACGGGCTGACCCGCAAACATCTGGGCGACGGCAAATACGAACACGTGCTGCCCCGCCATTCGTGGAACGCCGCGCAAAAGGCCTCGAACTGGCTGCTGATCAATCTGCAGCGCCATTCCGATCACCACTACAAACCCGACCGCCGTTTCGCCGTGCTGCAGACCTACGGCCCCGATGAGGCGCCGCAGCTGCCCCACGGCTATCCGGTGATGACGATGCTGGCGTTGGTGCCCCCGCTGTGGCGGCGGGTGATGAACCCGCGTGTGCGCGAATGGCGCAAGCGTTACTACCCCGAGATCAGCGATTGGAGCGCCTACAACGCGGCCGCCAATCCGCCTCCGCGCTAA
- the mutY gene encoding A/G-specific adenine glycosylase, whose translation MSVILLEWYDRHAREMPWRVSPQARKGGTLPDPYAVWMSEIMLQQTTVATVKDYFIRFITRWPTVADLAAAEDAAVMAEWAGLGYYARARNLLKCARAVVADHGGAFPADHAALLKLPGIGPYTAAAVSSIAFDLPHAVLDGNVERVMARLHDIHTPLPTAKPELMARAEALTPATRPGDYAQAVMDLGATICTPRNPACGICPWRDPCAARVAGTAADLPRKLPKKAKPTRYGTVYLGRRADGAWLLETRPERGLLGGMLGWPGSEWAEGDAPEATPPAPGDWTELPGEVRHTFTHFHLILRVMRADLPADCTPTRGSFRTRAEFGPADLPTVMRKAFDLAQ comes from the coding sequence ATGTCTGTAATCCTGCTGGAGTGGTACGACCGCCACGCTCGTGAGATGCCGTGGCGTGTTTCTCCGCAGGCGCGCAAGGGCGGCACGCTGCCCGACCCCTACGCCGTCTGGATGAGCGAGATCATGCTGCAACAGACGACCGTTGCCACGGTAAAGGATTACTTCATCCGCTTCATCACCCGCTGGCCGACCGTCGCCGATCTGGCCGCGGCCGAGGATGCGGCGGTGATGGCCGAATGGGCCGGGCTGGGATACTACGCGCGGGCGCGCAACCTGCTGAAGTGCGCGCGCGCGGTGGTGGCCGATCACGGCGGCGCCTTTCCCGCCGATCACGCCGCGCTGCTCAAGCTTCCGGGGATCGGCCCCTATACCGCCGCTGCCGTCTCCTCCATCGCGTTTGATCTGCCGCACGCCGTGCTCGACGGGAATGTGGAACGGGTGATGGCGCGGCTGCACGACATTCACACGCCTCTCCCCACGGCCAAGCCCGAATTGATGGCCCGCGCCGAGGCTCTGACGCCAGCCACACGGCCCGGAGATTACGCCCAAGCCGTGATGGACCTCGGCGCCACGATCTGCACCCCGCGCAACCCGGCCTGCGGGATCTGCCCGTGGCGCGATCCCTGCGCGGCGCGCGTGGCGGGCACGGCGGCGGATCTGCCGCGCAAATTGCCCAAGAAGGCCAAGCCAACCCGCTACGGCACCGTCTACCTCGGGCGCCGCGCCGATGGCGCATGGCTGCTTGAGACGCGGCCCGAGCGGGGGCTGTTGGGCGGCATGCTGGGCTGGCCCGGATCGGAATGGGCCGAAGGGGACGCCCCCGAAGCCACGCCGCCCGCCCCCGGCGACTGGACAGAATTGCCCGGCGAGGTGCGCCATACCTTCACGCATTTCCACCTGATCCTGCGCGTCATGCGCGCCGATCTTCCTGCGGACTGTACCCCCACCCGTGGCAGCTTTCGCACGCGGGCCGAATTCGGCCCCGCCGATCTGCCCACCGTGATGCGCAAGGCCTTTGATCTGGCGCAGTGA
- a CDS encoding ribonuclease HII: protein MTPDYSFEAAARAQGYLRIAGVDEVGRGPLAGPVTAAAVVLDPARIPEGLNDSKKLTKRRREALYEQILALADVSVAHASVEEIDAHNILRASHIAMVRAIQGLATPPDYVLIDGNMIPRGLSLPAETIVKGDARSVSISAASIMAKIRRDCVMLSLAQQHPGYGWDTNMGYGSKSHMSALQNLGVTPHHRRSFRPIHNILWQE from the coding sequence ATGACACCTGATTACTCATTCGAGGCCGCCGCCCGGGCCCAGGGCTATCTGCGCATCGCCGGCGTGGATGAGGTGGGGCGCGGGCCACTGGCCGGTCCCGTCACCGCCGCCGCCGTTGTGCTGGATCCGGCGCGCATCCCCGAAGGCCTCAACGACAGTAAGAAACTGACCAAGCGGCGGCGCGAGGCGCTGTATGAGCAGATCCTCGCGCTGGCGGACGTCAGCGTCGCCCATGCCAGCGTCGAAGAGATCGACGCGCACAACATCCTGCGTGCCAGCCACATCGCCATGGTGCGCGCGATTCAAGGTCTGGCCACGCCGCCAGACTACGTGCTGATCGACGGCAATATGATCCCCCGGGGATTATCCCTTCCGGCGGAAACAATCGTGAAGGGCGATGCGCGGTCGGTGTCCATTTCGGCGGCCTCAATTATGGCCAAAATACGGCGCGATTGTGTCATGTTGTCCCTTGCGCAACAGCACCCCGGCTACGGCTGGGACACCAACATGGGTTATGGATCAAAAAGCCACATGTCTGCGCTGCAAAATCTTGGCGTGACCCCACACCATAGACGTAGCTTCAGGCCCATCCACAATATCTTGTGGCAAGAATAA
- a CDS encoding response regulator, translating into MQHQTHQQTRTLDPTCLIVEDSRFDQLMMTRVIAKSAQRMGVKVAATLQSAREALAEGQISLILLDNNLPDGIGANFALELASDPRLAQIPVIMVSDWPTPFMWEKAASAGVLYVVNKSEFGTQYVQQAMQRRPKRRPRIS; encoded by the coding sequence ATGCAACACCAGACCCACCAACAGACCCGAACACTTGATCCGACTTGCCTGATCGTCGAGGACAGCCGATTCGATCAGCTGATGATGACCCGTGTGATCGCCAAATCTGCCCAGCGCATGGGCGTGAAGGTCGCCGCAACGCTGCAATCCGCGCGCGAGGCATTGGCCGAGGGGCAGATCAGCCTCATCCTGCTCGACAACAACCTGCCCGACGGCATCGGCGCGAATTTCGCGCTTGAGCTGGCGTCAGACCCCCGGTTGGCGCAGATCCCCGTGATCATGGTCAGCGACTGGCCCACCCCCTTCATGTGGGAGAAGGCGGCAAGCGCGGGTGTGCTCTATGTCGTGAACAAATCGGAATTCGGGACACAATACGTGCAACAGGCGATGCAGCGCCGCCCGAAACGCCGCCCACGCATCAGTTGA
- a CDS encoding winged helix-turn-helix domain-containing protein, translating to MRRSGGRIVGVGIGAVVALLLVGAVVMFLALPDANAFNARVERIFIENDDLTSAAEIKLLEILAQSGTAFSDTLTNYRLLVTVLLVFAAAMLVAAVVFLVMLIGFNRRMAQIERAGIQVNSLLISREENKVYLNNLGFKLTDAAMETLAVLAEARMDDDVMSGSEIEAVISGRAAVDCEEAAGATRIKRLRDTLGNQIVAELLVKNIARRGYMLAIDKDVIKVL from the coding sequence ATCCGCCGCTCGGGCGGGCGGATCGTGGGCGTCGGGATCGGCGCCGTGGTTGCCCTGTTGCTGGTGGGCGCAGTCGTGATGTTTCTGGCCCTGCCCGACGCCAATGCGTTCAATGCGCGGGTCGAACGGATCTTTATCGAAAACGACGATCTGACCTCCGCCGCCGAGATCAAGCTCCTGGAGATCCTGGCGCAATCGGGCACCGCGTTTTCCGACACGCTGACGAATTACCGGCTTCTGGTCACTGTTTTGCTGGTCTTTGCCGCGGCTATGCTGGTGGCGGCGGTCGTGTTTCTGGTGATGCTGATCGGCTTTAACCGCCGCATGGCGCAGATTGAACGCGCGGGGATACAGGTGAACTCCCTTCTGATCAGCCGCGAGGAGAACAAGGTTTACCTCAACAACCTTGGCTTCAAACTGACCGATGCGGCGATGGAGACGCTGGCGGTTTTGGCCGAGGCGCGCATGGACGATGACGTGATGTCGGGCAGCGAGATCGAAGCGGTGATCTCCGGCCGCGCGGCAGTGGATTGCGAGGAGGCCGCAGGGGCGACACGCATCAAACGCCTGCGCGATACTTTGGGCAATCAGATCGTGGCGGAATTGCTGGTCAAGAACATCGCGCGGCGCGGCTATATGCTGGCCATCGACAAAGACGTGATCAAGGTGCTGTGA